Genomic segment of Sodaliphilus pleomorphus:
TGAGCGAAAACAAAGCGACTGCAACAAGAATTGTTTTTTTCATTGTTTTTTACTGTTTTTGAGATTTAAAAAAATTATTGCACTGTGGAGCGAGGCCAAACAAGCGCCCTTGCCACAGGGCGCCTCATCTATTTTTCTCCTCCCTCATGGCCAACAAGCGCCAAGGGGTCGAAGCCAAGGCGACTCGATGTGCCGAGGGTGCTGCACCTGCCAGGGGCAGCGGGCACGAGTGAGTGGTGAAAACAATGCGATTGCCAGAGTCATTTTTTTCTTTTTCATTGTTGTGAATGTATGATAAACCGTTCTGAAGAGTAATGACAGCAAAAGCGAAAGGTTAACAGTGTGAAGGGGGAAAATTTTTTTTACTCCACAAGAATAAACGATGCCCAGTAGTAGGGCGAGATGTAGCCATCACGCTTCATGCGGGCAACGGTGAGCTTCAAGGCCGCAGCAGGGTTGCCCACCTGGGTCAGATAGTGGTAGAAGTGCTTCATGTAGACACAGGTCGCCGCATCGTCGACACTCCACAGCGAGCACAAGACCTGGTCCACGCCAGCCATCTTGAGCGCATAGGCCACACCGAAGGGCATGCCCGTGAGGTTGGTGTTCTCGCCCAAGGCCCCCCGGCAGGCCGGCAACAATGCCAGCCGGCATCGCGACAAGTCCATCCTCATGAGTTCGCCCGAGGTGAGAATGCCATCGTAGCCACGCAGGCTGTGGCGTTGGCCCCGCCAGGTGACATTGGCACCGGCAAACAGCAGCCCCGATTGAGACAGCGCCGAGAGATAACGCGTCTCGCAGGGGTCGAGGGCCAAGGTGGCGCTATCGGTGTAAAGCGGGGCAAGCATGAAGCCGTGGGTAGAGAAGTGCAGCAGGCTGGGAGCACGACCGTCGAGCTGGCACACGGCCTGCTCGGTAGCCCGCGAGCCCAAGAACACCTGTGTGGGAATGTGGCTCGACGTGAGCACACTGTCGGCCGCCAGCACCTCGGCACGCGAATGCAGTAATGGGCCGTAGCCATTGCGCAAGTCGCGGGGCACGCCTCGCCGCGTGTTCCACGGCACGTTGTGCACCGCGGTCGCCTCGCTGCCGCTTTGTGTGCTCTCATAGTCGATGCCGCCAAAGAGCGCAGCACTTGATATTTTGCCCGGTCTCGCGCTGGCGATGCCCGCCGCTGCCGTAGAGAGCACTTGGTGCACCTCACACTTGTCGGCCAGCGTCAAGCCGCCCCCCACGGGAATAGCGCCAAAGTTAATCTGGTTGTACATGAAATTGCCCGAAATGTAGAGGGTGGTCACGTCGCGCAACTCGGGAGCCAGCAATGCCCCCAGCCTGCCAAGGGGGCCGTCGTGGGCATAAAGCCGGTCGATGGCCAGCGGCTCATCGGCAAGGCCCTGAGTGATCTCGGCACGCAGCAGCGAGTCGACCTCGATGCTATGCGGCTCGTTGTAGCCATGCTTCACGACCAGGAACTCATCCTTCATGTCGTTGAGCTCGACGGCAGCCTCGTGCGGAGCCAGGCGCTGTGCCACCTGCTGCCAGCTGGTGGCCAGTAGCATCTTCTTGCCCGAGTGAAGGAAGAAAAAGTTTTTGCGGGCCAGCAGGTTGTCGTAGGCCTCGGCAGTGCGGCCAGGCATGCTGTCGCAGCAAACGTAGAAATAGGTCATCATGTAGGCCAGATAGCTGTTCCAGGTGGCTTCTTCCCGCAGGTCGTTGAGGTCGTAGGGCAGCGAGAGGGCCACCCTCACACAATCGAAATAGTCGTGAAACAATGTGGCGCCGCGCTCAGTACGAGGGTCGACAAGCAGCAAGCGGTCTTGGAAAAAGTTGACCAGGGAATCGGCCTTCACTCTCAGTCCCTGCCACCACGGCTGGGCGAGACGCTCATCGATGCCGGCACCTGCGCGCGCAGCCACCGAAATCGCCATCAGTAAAACCAAAAACAGCCTCTTCACGATCGATTGATTAAGCAAAACAGTATTGCGACCTATTCAAGTTTAGCCAGCAGTTCGGCAGCTTTTGCCCTCACGGCGTCGCTATCGGCGTGGCTGGCGAGTACTGTGAGCACCTCGCGGGCACGGGTCTTGTCATTGTTCTTCAAGTAGGCTATGGCAAGGTTCCAGCCTATGAGCGAGGAATAGGGGGTATAATCATTGTAGGTGGGCTGCAGCGACAGCTTCCACAACTTGGAGAGCCGGTCCTGTACAACCGGCAGCCTTTTTCCACTCCTCACACTTGCAAAAAGCCGCGACATGGTGCGAGCCACCTCCTCATCACCAGTGCCTCGCGTGGCAGCAGGCTCCATGACGAAGGTCGTAGCATACTCGTCGGCCAGCCTGGTAGTGTGGCGGTAGTCGATGTAGTAGCGGCTGCCCCAAAACACAATCACAATGGCGGCAACCACCGAGAGTGTCGTGATGAAGCCATACAGCAGTTTTCCTTTCTTATGCCTGCCAGCAGCCGGGGCATGCCCGCCAGCAGCCACGATTGCAGGGCCGCATGCAGCGCGGGCCGCAACTTGAGCAACATCGCTACGGTCCAAACTTGACATTGCCTGGATCAGTTGCCTATCGTGCCGGCTGCCCTCGGCCTTCATCGCTTTCACGAGATAGGCCATGGCAATGGCCTTGGAGCGCCGTTGCTCGTCGGCATTCAGGCTGGCCATGAAACGAGCCTCCTCGTCAGCGTCCATGTTGCCGCACAGGAAGCGCTCGATAAGCTCCACGTCGGTGAGCCCGTCGCTGGTTATGTCGTCTTGCGTAAGCATTACCTAAACATCGTTTTAAATTTTTCACTACACCACTTGCCGAACTTCTCCAGGCAGCGATGCTTGGTCACCTTCACTGCGGCAGCCGAGGCATAGCCATACAGCTCAGCCATTTCCTGCATCGAGAACGACTCAAAGTAGAAAGCCCACAATATTTTGTTGCAAGGCTCAGGCATCTGCCGCAGCATCTGCCTTATCATTGTCTCCTTCTTTTCTCTTAATGAGGCTTCTGACTCAAAGGTTAACAACAACTGCTCACTTTTTTCGGCACTGAATTCCCGCGCGGCCAGCACATCGTCGGGCACGGGCACAAAGCGCTGTTTCTTGCGCATGGTCTCCTGTGCCTTTTTCTTGCATATGCCCAGGAAATAGCTGCCCACCTTGTCGTGGTGAATATCAAACCGGCCTTGCCTCATGTGGTTCCACAACACGATGAAAGCCTCTTGGAAAACGTCCTCGCAGTCGTGCACACCCAAGCCATACACCCTGGAGAGCCAACTTTGGGCCACGGGCCACTCCTTCCTGGCAAACGTATCGAGCAGGCTGCGGCTTAATTCGGGCGATTGAGACGTCATCGCACACTCCTTTCCACCACCATGTTCTGGTTCACAAGCCGCCTGTCGGCACTCATGGCCTTGCCCACCTGGTTCACCCACGAGCAGTCGGGGGTGAGCCGTTGGCGCTTGAGCACCTGGTTGACATAATAGGACAACGCACCATAGTAGGTGTTGCCCACGCGCAGCTCGTAATTCACTTGATAGGCACGGCAGGCCTCCACATAGCAAGCTCCCGCCATGTTCCTGCCACGGGGCATGCGCACAAGCGGCCGCTTGTCGATAAGGGGCACATAGGGTTTGCCGCTGGGGCTGAAGCCAGTATCGGCGCCGCGCATGACGATGCTGTCGCCACGATGGTCCTGCCCACGCGAGTACCCGCCAATGTGGCAGGCGTCGAGCACGAAATAAACAAAACCGCGCCGGCCGGCACGCTTCCTAACCTTGGTGATATAACGGTTCATCTCGTCGTCGACGATGTGGTTGCGGCCCTCGTACACGCCCTTTATATATCGCCGGCCGGCGTCGTAGGGCACGATGGCCTCGTCCCAGCCGTCGCTCTCGTCGTTGTTGGTGTCTTCGTAGGGCTGGCCGTGCCCCGAGAAGTGGATATACACCAGGTCGCCGGGGCGCGTTTGGCTCGCCAGCCGTGCCAGGGCTCTCCTGATGGCCCGGGCGGTGGCATGGCGGTTGGTGAGCATGTCGACGGCAAAGCCTTGCCGCTTGAGTGTGGCCGCCACGAGCGCGACATCGTTGGCCCCGTGTATGTTGTTCCAGTCGAGTTGTGCATGGGAGTGTGCCTGATAGCTCGACACGCCTATGAGCAAGGCGCGCTTTGTGCCTGCCCACGCCGGCTGCAAGCAAGCCGCAACTGTGATGATGAGTAGTAGTACAAACTGTCTCATGTGATTATTGCTTTTAAGCCATCGCCTCGATAAGTTTTCTTGCCCCAAATTTATAATAATATTTTCAATTCTATTGCAGGTATCGAGTCTTTTTCTGCCCTCAGGCCTCAGCTCCTCATTGCAACAGCTACACAAAAAAAATCGCATCTTCGAGTTAACCTTCGCTCGATTTATGACACTAAAAGGTGTAAACACCAACATTGCTCGCAATGACTATGAACGCAATACAACCACTATCGACCAGCTGCCGCGGCCCCACGAGATGATGCAGAAGCTGCAACACTCCCCCACTCGCTCCACAAACACAAATAAATCAATCAAAAATAACCCAACTAAAGATTTATAAGCATAATTATGGTATTAGCAATATTCATGATGTGGCTGGCTTTCACAATACCAGCATGCTTCATTCTGTCAAACAAGCACCGTGGCGCAGGCTACTACATTCTCGCAGTTCTTTTCCCCCCGATCGGGCTCATCGTCGCACCCTGCCTCAAGAAACTGCCCATTGAAAAGGGCATCAAGAAACTGCCCATTGAAGAGGGCATAAGAAGCACACAATTAAGGGAATTTATGGTGTTTGTCGTCATGGTGTCGGCAATTATCGTTCTCGTTCTCGCGCAGTTCTTCCCCCTCGAATCCGAACTCCCCTCCATACGAATCACATTAATTCAACTCGTAATTTTCACAATACCAGCATGCTTCATTCTGCAAAACAAGCACCGTGGCGACGGCTACTACATTCTCGCAGTTTTTTTCCCCGTGATCGGGTTCATCGTCGCACTCTGCCTCAAGAAACTGCCAGCCGAAGAGCAACCGCAAATACAGGCCAATGACCTCGACATCACAAAAGAAAAAAAGCAACAATGAACAACTACTATGATGTGCTAGGGCTAACAGCCTTCGAAAGCAGCCAAGAAACCATAGAGCAGGCCTACAAAGAGGGCACACAAAGGATGAGCGAGGTCATCAATAGTGACTGGGCAGGCCAACTCGTCCTTTTCAACGAAGCCTACTTGGTGCTCAGCGACGTGGCATTGAAACAGCACTACGACTATAGTCTGCGCTACAACTCACCAAGCACCTATCTTGAGCAAGGCATCGAGGAAAAAAGGAAACGGGCCAAGGCGTTTGTAGAGTCAAAGCTGTCACTAACCGTACCGCTAAGGAAAGAAAGCTCAATGAGCACACTAGTCAAGGTGCTTATCGTCGTGGCAGTGGCAATGCTGTGTGCAATCCTCACCGCCCTCGTTCAGGACTCCCTCCCCGACAGCGACCTACCATTCATGCGAGCATTAATTATGTGGATCGTCATCACAACACCAGCATGCCTCATTCTGGCAAAGAAGGACCGTGGCGCAGGTTTCTACATTCTCGCATTTCTCATCCCCCTCGTCGGGCTCATCGTCGCACTCTGCCTCAAGAAACTGCCAGCCGAAGAGCAACCGCAAACACAGGCCGTGGACCTCGACATCACTAAAGAAACACTCAAAAAATGACCAACTACTACGACACTTTGGGGCTTCCTGACTATGAAAATAGCCAGGAAGTCATCAAGCAGGCCTACAAGCGTGGCACACAACGGCTGAGCGAGGCGGCCACGGGCAATAGCGACGTGGCGGCCCAGCTCATTCGCCTGAACGAAGCCTTCTTGGTGCTCAGCGACGTGGACCTGAAACAGCACTACGACGACTGCCTGCGCTACAACTTGCCAAGCACCTATCTCGAGCAAGCTATCGAGGCCAGAAGAAAGCGGGCCAAGGCATTTATCGAGTCAAAGCTGTCAACACCCCCTCCTTTCAGGAAAAAGCGCTCGATGAGCACACCAGTCAAGGTGCTCATCGTCGTGGCAGTGGCAATGCTGTGTGGAGGAGTAATCAAGAATCTCGTGCGCTCGGCACAAAGGGAGTCACCCGTCGAGCAACTCACGGCCTCGGCCGTGGAGCTTGGCAGCTATGTTCCCGATGGCGACTGGAATCGCTATGAACTCGGCGAGGCCTTCACCATCTCTATTCCAGGCACAATGGAGCTCATGCCAACCTACGAGTCCTTTGCCACGTCCATGGGCAGCAATTTCACGGCAATCGACTACAACGAGGCTGTATTTAGACGTGGAAGGCGCTTCATGTCGGCAAACAACGGCCACGACACCTATTGCTGCGTGGCCATTTTTCATGCCTCACTCTCCCCTGGCGATGGCGAATCGCACGACCAAGCACCCGACATCATCCCCTACATCAAAGACAATATGCATGCCCTCATCGAAAACGAGGTGTCCCCCTACAGCCTTATAGAGCAACCCTCCTATCGCTGGGTGGACATTGCCGGAACCAAGGCTGTAGAGGCAAGCTACAGTCGAACTGGCGATGACGGCCCCACCACCTGCCGGTTCTATCTGCTGCAAAACTATGACGAGATAGCCAAAGTGGTCGTCGCCTATCGGGAAAAAGATGCCGACCTGTGGAAAGACGATCTGGATAAGGTGATAAGCACCTTTGAGTGGAACAACCCTAAATGATGCCTGACTGCGTCAGTCAAAAGAGATAAAACCTAATTTTCTTGTAATCAACATTCTGCACCTTTCGAGCCACCCAAAATTGGGGTGACACTAAAGGTACCTTAAATCTATTTGCACCGAGGGCATTGTGCGGCACCGAAAATTGTTGGAGAATTTTGCACCAGCCTTCTCAGCTGTAGCTTTAGCCGCCTGGGAGCAATAGGACTGGATATGACAAGAGGAGGCTGCCTGGGTGGCAATCTCCTCTTGCTTGAAATGATTTGGGACTACGGCTCAGGTGTCGATATCTATTACTTTGAAATTCTTGTTGAAGGTGAGCTCGAGTCCTGTAGAAAGCTGCACCTCATAGCCCGATCGAGCTTTCTCAATCTGCACGATGGTGGCACCCGAGTAGTTCTTTCTCACATAGTTCTTGATAGCCGAAGGTACGAGAGCCGCAGGCACCCTCGACTTCTTGCAGTCAATCTCGGTCCAATTGCCATTGCGGTCAAATTCCAATTTCTCACCCGAGGCAAACACCACGTCGTAGGACTTTCCCACAAACTGTCTTTCTACTGTGACCACAGCAACATTCTTGCCTCTGAAATGGGTGTTGACTACTTGCTTTGCCCTTGCGGGGAGCTCTCTGACGGTGATAGGCTTGTCGTTGCCGGCAATTGCAGGCGTTTGATAGGCAAGGACTCCCAACAGCGCCATGCAAAAAAATCGAATCATCGTTTTCATTGTTCTTTATTCTTTAATTTATTCTTTAATTTCTAATCGACACAAAGGTAGTCATTAGGTCGCAAATTTCTATATTGGCACGTGCTAATTCCAATTAGAAGTGCAAAACTCTGCGGTGCATTAAAACATGAAAAACACCGCGGA
This window contains:
- a CDS encoding CHAT domain-containing protein, whose product is MKRLFLVLLMAISVAARAGAGIDERLAQPWWQGLRVKADSLVNFFQDRLLLVDPRTERGATLFHDYFDCVRVALSLPYDLNDLREEATWNSYLAYMMTYFYVCCDSMPGRTAEAYDNLLARKNFFFLHSGKKMLLATSWQQVAQRLAPHEAAVELNDMKDEFLVVKHGYNEPHSIEVDSLLRAEITQGLADEPLAIDRLYAHDGPLGRLGALLAPELRDVTTLYISGNFMYNQINFGAIPVGGGLTLADKCEVHQVLSTAAAGIASARPGKISSAALFGGIDYESTQSGSEATAVHNVPWNTRRGVPRDLRNGYGPLLHSRAEVLAADSVLTSSHIPTQVFLGSRATEQAVCQLDGRAPSLLHFSTHGFMLAPLYTDSATLALDPCETRYLSALSQSGLLFAGANVTWRGQRHSLRGYDGILTSGELMRMDLSRCRLALLPACRGALGENTNLTGMPFGVAYALKMAGVDQVLCSLWSVDDAATCVYMKHFYHYLTQVGNPAAALKLTVARMKRDGYISPYYWASFILVE
- a CDS encoding RNA polymerase sigma factor, encoding MTSQSPELSRSLLDTFARKEWPVAQSWLSRVYGLGVHDCEDVFQEAFIVLWNHMRQGRFDIHHDKVGSYFLGICKKKAQETMRKKQRFVPVPDDVLAAREFSAEKSEQLLLTFESEASLREKKETMIRQMLRQMPEPCNKILWAFYFESFSMQEMAELYGYASAAAVKVTKHRCLEKFGKWCSEKFKTMFR
- a CDS encoding caspase family protein — encoded protein: MRQFVLLLIITVAACLQPAWAGTKRALLIGVSSYQAHSHAQLDWNNIHGANDVALVAATLKRQGFAVDMLTNRHATARAIRRALARLASQTRPGDLVYIHFSGHGQPYEDTNNDESDGWDEAIVPYDAGRRYIKGVYEGRNHIVDDEMNRYITKVRKRAGRRGFVYFVLDACHIGGYSRGQDHRGDSIVMRGADTGFSPSGKPYVPLIDKRPLVRMPRGRNMAGACYVEACRAYQVNYELRVGNTYYGALSYYVNQVLKRQRLTPDCSWVNQVGKAMSADRRLVNQNMVVERSVR
- a CDS encoding 7TM diverse intracellular signaling domain-containing protein, encoding MNNYYDVLGLTAFESSQETIEQAYKEGTQRMSEVINSDWAGQLVLFNEAYLVLSDVALKQHYDYSLRYNSPSTYLEQGIEEKRKRAKAFVESKLSLTVPLRKESSMSTLVKVLIVVAVAMLCAILTALVQDSLPDSDLPFMRALIMWIVITTPACLILAKKDRGAGFYILAFLIPLVGLIVALCLKKLPAEEQPQTQAVDLDITKETLKK
- a CDS encoding J domain-containing protein — protein: MTNYYDTLGLPDYENSQEVIKQAYKRGTQRLSEAATGNSDVAAQLIRLNEAFLVLSDVDLKQHYDDCLRYNLPSTYLEQAIEARRKRAKAFIESKLSTPPPFRKKRSMSTPVKVLIVVAVAMLCGGVIKNLVRSAQRESPVEQLTASAVELGSYVPDGDWNRYELGEAFTISIPGTMELMPTYESFATSMGSNFTAIDYNEAVFRRGRRFMSANNGHDTYCCVAIFHASLSPGDGESHDQAPDIIPYIKDNMHALIENEVSPYSLIEQPSYRWVDIAGTKAVEASYSRTGDDGPTTCRFYLLQNYDEIAKVVVAYREKDADLWKDDLDKVISTFEWNNPK
- a CDS encoding PepSY-like domain-containing protein; this encodes MIRFFCMALLGVLAYQTPAIAGNDKPITVRELPARAKQVVNTHFRGKNVAVVTVERQFVGKSYDVVFASGEKLEFDRNGNWTEIDCKKSRVPAALVPSAIKNYVRKNYSGATIVQIEKARSGYEVQLSTGLELTFNKNFKVIDIDT